The following are encoded together in the Capsulimonas corticalis genome:
- a CDS encoding GGDEF domain-containing response regulator, which translates to MSDTPITLLLVEDDEDDYIITRDLLEEISPARYHVDWAPTFETACAKLKTNAHDVCLLDYRLGEFTGLGVLKGEAGASFTGPVIVLTGQADHTLDVVSMQAGAMDFLVKGQFDARLLERSIRYAMERKGFERKLQEQATIIEQARAQLAMQNERLRDDNMALTSLAANDGLTDIPNHRTFQNRLAEEFEQALRYKYPLSLLVIDIDHFKSYNDSFGHPAGDEALRQFAAILRESAREGDVAARYGGEEFVMILSHTEASGALILAERLRRTIETYHWPHRGVTASIGISSLDTETARPEMMIARADQALYRSKGDGRNRITHFREIGAQNASVA; encoded by the coding sequence ATGAGCGACACACCGATTACCCTGCTGCTCGTCGAAGATGACGAGGACGATTATATCATTACGCGCGACCTGCTGGAGGAGATATCGCCGGCCCGCTACCACGTCGACTGGGCGCCGACCTTTGAAACGGCGTGCGCCAAACTGAAAACCAATGCGCATGACGTCTGCTTGCTCGACTATCGTCTGGGCGAATTTACGGGATTAGGAGTGCTGAAAGGCGAGGCGGGAGCCAGCTTTACCGGTCCGGTAATTGTCCTGACCGGTCAGGCAGACCATACTCTGGATGTCGTCAGCATGCAGGCCGGGGCCATGGATTTTCTCGTCAAGGGACAGTTTGACGCCCGCCTTCTTGAGCGCTCCATCCGATACGCCATGGAGCGCAAGGGCTTTGAACGAAAGCTGCAAGAGCAGGCCACGATCATCGAGCAAGCGCGCGCGCAGCTGGCGATGCAAAACGAGCGCCTTCGAGACGACAACATGGCGCTCACAAGTCTGGCCGCCAATGATGGTTTGACCGATATCCCAAACCATCGCACGTTTCAGAATCGGCTCGCCGAGGAGTTCGAACAGGCGTTAAGATATAAGTATCCGCTGTCGCTGCTCGTGATCGATATCGATCACTTCAAATCGTATAACGATTCCTTCGGGCACCCCGCCGGCGATGAAGCGCTGCGGCAGTTCGCCGCGATCCTGCGAGAAAGCGCCCGCGAGGGCGATGTGGCGGCCCGTTACGGCGGCGAGGAGTTCGTGATGATCTTGAGCCATACGGAAGCGTCGGGCGCGCTCATATTGGCGGAACGGCTGAGACGAACCATTGAGACTTATCACTGGCCGCATCGAGGCGTCACCGCGAGCATCGGAATTTCGTCATTGGATACGGAAACGGCTCGTCCGGAAATGATGATCGCGAGGGCAGACCAGGCATTGTATCGGTCCAAGGGCGATGGCCGCAATCGCATCACGCACTTTCGAGAAATAGGCGCGCAAAACGCGAGCGTCGCGTAA